ctttcttttgcctgttcAAATCTGCTATTgaacctctctctttttttttttgatggttttttaactttatttgatatatttggcAATCAGTGGTTAGTTTTCATCCACGTTGACTGTCTGTAGATTTTTGAAAATGGTAACAGGTACATAGGTAACCAAAGTATAGAGCTTGTTTGGTGAATCTTCATCCTCATTACGTTTTCTAGACAACTGCACACGAATCCTGTTTGGGACATTCCTTATTCCTTTGGCCCAGACAGCTTTGTTGAGCCTGGTACCAATGCACACATCTGGAGTTCCCATCTCCTTCATGGCAAATTTCTGGATCTCTTTGAGTGCCTGAGGGGCACTCTTCTTGAAGCCCACTCCATGGATGCGCTTGTGAATGTTGATGATGTATTCTCGGGTCACCACTTCGTTGATAGCAGAACGGCCCTTCTTCTCGTCACTCTTCTTTGCAGGAGCCATTCTGCCGGGCCCAAGTCAGAAAGCTGAACctctcatgtatttttatttcagttatattACTTTTCAACTCCAAAATTTCTATGTGGTTCCTTTATTTCTAGTTCTTTATTGAGATACTCCTTTTAGTCTGACATCATTTTCCTGGTTTCCTTTAGTTATTTGTCCATTgtttcttttagctctttgagcatatttatctatttattttttattaatcagatttcaggaaaagaagagcatatttaaaatatttgattttaaggTCTTTGTCTAATAAGTCCAATGTCTGGGTTTCCTCAGAGACAGTTTCtgttaacttctttttttctttttttcctgtaattgGGTCatgctttctttgtttctttgcatgtttcttaatttttagttatAAGCTAGACATTTTGGAAGGCAGCGATGCTCACCAGTATGCCACCAATGCCGACATAAAactggacattttgaatattgtaATGTGGTAACTAGAAATCTGATACTCCCCATTATTTATTACTGCTGCTTGTTGTagttgtttgtttagtgacttttctgaaCTAATTTTGTACAGTCTGTATTATTTGTCATGTGTGGCTACTGAAGTcatatagtgattttttttttttttaatttcataatattaagaggctacacatatttttgttacatggctacCTTGTATAAGGCTGAAGTCAGGGCTcagatagtgatttttttttttttt
This window of the Microcebus murinus isolate Inina chromosome 21, M.murinus_Inina_mat1.0, whole genome shotgun sequence genome carries:
- the LOC142863071 gene encoding large ribosomal subunit protein eL31-like; translation: MAPAKKSDEKKGRSAINEVVTREYIINIHKRIHGVGFKKSAPQALKEIQKFAMKEMGTPDVCIGTRLNKAVWAKGIRNVPNRIRVQLSRKRNEDEDSPNKLYTLVTYVPVTIFKNLQTVNVDEN